The following coding sequences are from one Ruminococcus flavefaciens AE3010 window:
- a CDS encoding terminase: MAKDGTNRGGRRVRAGDKPKPLAEKIAAGEDADIIEFTPTALEGADLDDAADLVGEDMPSPSEYLSARQKDGKPLGADEIYKETWIWLKNRGCEKLVNKRLLESYSLAFARFIQCEEALSTYGLLGKHPTTGGVVASPFASLSQSYQKQANLLWYEIFDIVKQNCTTKFDGSPQDDMMEQLLRSRK; this comes from the coding sequence ATGGCAAAGGACGGTACAAACCGTGGCGGACGACGTGTCCGTGCAGGTGACAAGCCGAAGCCTCTCGCCGAGAAAATTGCCGCAGGAGAGGATGCCGACATCATCGAATTCACCCCGACCGCGCTGGAAGGTGCTGACCTTGATGATGCCGCTGACCTTGTCGGTGAGGATATGCCCTCGCCGAGTGAATACCTCTCGGCACGGCAGAAGGACGGCAAGCCCCTCGGCGCTGATGAAATCTACAAGGAAACATGGATATGGCTGAAGAATCGCGGCTGCGAAAAGCTGGTGAACAAGCGACTGCTCGAAAGCTACTCGCTGGCGTTCGCTCGTTTCATCCAGTGCGAGGAAGCGCTCTCAACCTACGGTCTGCTCGGCAAGCACCCGACGACCGGCGGCGTGGTCGCTTCTCCGTTCGCATCCCTCAGCCAGTCCTATCAGAAACAGGCAAATCTGCTCTGGTACGAGATTTTCGATATCGTGAAGCAGAACTGCACAACCAAATTCGACGGCTCTCCGCAGGACGATATGATGGAGCAGCTACTCCGCAGCAGGAAGTGA
- a CDS encoding iron chaperone, producing the protein MKDNKWKCPKCGRSFSRTGQGHYCGKVETIDEYIDAQDESVKPYLNEIRQILRSAIPEAQEKISWSMPTYWKGANIIHFAASKKHIGLYPGDEAPVVFADQLAGYDVSKGTIRIPYISPLPKDLIANIARWCYEKYRK; encoded by the coding sequence ATGAAAGATAATAAGTGGAAGTGTCCAAAGTGCGGCCGTAGTTTTAGCCGGACAGGCCAGGGGCACTATTGTGGAAAAGTCGAAACGATAGATGAGTATATTGATGCGCAGGATGAAAGTGTAAAGCCTTATTTGAATGAAATTCGGCAAATACTTCGCAGTGCTATTCCTGAAGCACAGGAAAAGATATCGTGGAGTATGCCAACATACTGGAAGGGCGCGAACATTATACATTTTGCCGCATCAAAAAAACATATCGGACTCTATCCCGGCGATGAAGCCCCTGTTGTCTTTGCTGATCAACTTGCAGGGTATGACGTGAGTAAAGGTACTATACGGATTCCGTATATTTCACCTCTTCCTAAAGACCTTATTGCCAACATTGCAAGATGGTGCTATGAAAAATACCGCAAATGA
- a CDS encoding HNH endonuclease, which yields MPRKALKPCKHPGCPRLTEGAYCDEHKPLHPERPSAAKRGYGSKWQRVSKAYLRKHPLCVKCLAQGKYVTATVVDHIVPHRGDHYLMWSDTNWQALCKACHDKKTGTEDSRPEYSY from the coding sequence ATGCCGAGGAAGGCACTGAAACCATGCAAGCACCCCGGCTGTCCGAGACTGACCGAGGGTGCGTACTGTGACGAACACAAGCCCCTGCACCCTGAGCGTCCGTCAGCCGCCAAGCGTGGCTACGGCAGCAAGTGGCAGCGTGTCAGCAAGGCGTACCTGCGGAAGCACCCGCTGTGCGTGAAGTGTCTGGCGCAGGGAAAGTATGTGACCGCAACGGTCGTTGACCACATCGTTCCGCACCGAGGTGACCATTACCTGATGTGGAGCGACACCAACTGGCAGGCGCTATGCAAGGCGTGTCACGATAAGAAAACCGGAACTGAAGACAGCAGACCGGAATACTCCTACTAA
- a CDS encoding terminase large subunit: MRKLKDYTPTQFMAEDSHYDKAAADYAVRFIECLAHTKGTWAGKPFELIDWQERIIRDLFGVLKPNGYRQFNTAYIEIPKKNGKSELAAAVALLLTCGDGEERAEVYGCAADRQQAAIVFDVAADMVRMCPALNKRVKILTSQKRIVYAPTNSFYQVLSAEAYSKHGFNIHGVVFDELHTQPNRKLFDVMTKGSGDARMQPLYFLITTAGTDTNSICYEQHQKAQDILEGRKIDKTFYPVIYGAPDDADWTSPEVWKKSNPSLGETIGMDKVEAACESAKQNPGEENAFRQLRLNQWVKQTVRWMPMHKWDACKVDFDESLLEGRVCYGGLDLSSTTDITAFVLVFPPTEEDDHYYILPYFWLPEETLDLRVRRDHVPYDLWQRQGFLMTTEGNVVHYGFIENFIDELGTRFNIREIAFDRWGAVQMSQNLEGLGFTLVQFGQGYRDMSPPTKELMKLTLEQKIAHNGHPVLRWNMDNIFIKRDPAGNIKPDKEKSTEKIDGTVATIMALDRAIRCGNDSGDSIYDSRDMLVL, encoded by the coding sequence TTGCGAAAGCTGAAAGATTATACACCGACGCAGTTCATGGCGGAGGATTCCCATTACGACAAAGCCGCCGCTGATTACGCAGTCCGGTTCATCGAGTGCCTTGCCCATACAAAAGGTACATGGGCGGGAAAGCCGTTCGAGCTGATCGACTGGCAGGAGCGCATCATCCGCGACCTGTTCGGTGTTCTGAAGCCCAACGGCTACCGGCAGTTCAATACCGCATACATCGAAATCCCGAAGAAGAACGGCAAGTCTGAGCTTGCCGCTGCGGTCGCCCTGCTGCTGACCTGCGGCGACGGTGAGGAACGTGCCGAAGTATACGGCTGCGCTGCTGACCGTCAGCAGGCGGCAATCGTGTTCGATGTCGCCGCAGATATGGTGCGGATGTGTCCTGCGCTGAATAAGCGCGTCAAAATCCTGACCTCGCAGAAGCGCATCGTGTATGCGCCGACCAACTCCTTCTATCAGGTGCTTTCCGCCGAGGCTTACAGCAAGCATGGATTCAATATTCACGGAGTCGTGTTCGATGAGCTGCATACCCAGCCCAACCGGAAGCTCTTTGACGTTATGACAAAAGGCTCCGGTGATGCACGAATGCAGCCGCTGTATTTTCTGATTACAACGGCAGGCACGGACACCAATTCCATCTGCTACGAGCAGCACCAGAAGGCGCAGGATATTCTGGAAGGGCGCAAGATCGACAAGACCTTCTATCCGGTCATCTACGGCGCACCCGATGATGCCGACTGGACTTCTCCGGAGGTCTGGAAGAAATCGAATCCGTCCCTCGGTGAAACCATCGGCATGGACAAGGTGGAAGCCGCCTGCGAATCCGCCAAGCAGAATCCCGGCGAAGAAAACGCCTTCCGGCAGCTCCGTCTGAATCAATGGGTGAAACAGACCGTCCGCTGGATGCCAATGCACAAATGGGACGCCTGCAAGGTCGATTTCGACGAATCGCTGCTGGAAGGGCGTGTATGTTATGGCGGTCTCGATCTCTCGTCCACGACGGATATAACCGCATTTGTGCTGGTGTTTCCGCCGACCGAAGAGGACGACCATTATTATATTCTGCCGTATTTCTGGCTGCCGGAGGAAACGCTTGACCTCCGTGTCCGGCGCGACCATGTGCCGTATGACCTCTGGCAGCGGCAGGGCTTTCTGATGACGACCGAGGGCAACGTCGTTCACTATGGCTTCATCGAAAATTTCATCGACGAGCTGGGTACACGGTTCAATATCCGGGAGATCGCCTTCGACCGCTGGGGCGCAGTGCAGATGAGCCAGAACCTTGAGGGGCTGGGCTTCACGCTGGTGCAGTTCGGTCAGGGCTACCGTGATATGTCGCCGCCGACCAAAGAGCTAATGAAGCTGACGCTGGAGCAGAAGATCGCCCACAACGGGCATCCGGTTCTCCGCTGGAATATGGACAACATTTTCATCAAGCGTGATCCCGCAGGCAACATCAAGCCGGATAAGGAGAAATCCACGGAGAAGATTGACGGAACGGTCGCCACGATCATGGCTCTCGACCGTGCAATCCGCTGCGGGAACGACTCTGGCGACAGCATTTATGACAGCAGGGATATGCTTGTTTTGTAA
- a CDS encoding DUF4314 domain-containing protein → MRFPNDAELKALRERYPAGTRIRLIRMADDIAPVPPGTTGTVAIIDDAGNIHMKWDNGRSLALIEGADEFEVISGG, encoded by the coding sequence ATGCGGTTTCCGAATGATGCTGAACTGAAAGCCCTACGGGAGCGCTATCCCGCAGGCACTCGCATCCGCCTGATTCGCATGGCGGACGACATCGCGCCAGTGCCGCCCGGTACAACCGGAACAGTTGCAATCATCGACGATGCAGGCAACATTCATATGAAGTGGGACAACGGCAGAAGCCTTGCGCTGATCGAAGGCGCAGATGAGTTCGAGGTCATCTCCGGCGGCTGA
- a CDS encoding DUF3846 domain-containing protein — MNILVVEPGKRPYAKEISGELESLQQTVGGYIQAIYPFDDPVALVCEEEALYHPEQKWNRPIKGYGVIKGTFFLCGLGEDDFTDLPQELTEKYTEFFRQAYDFVLVGNILMPIPLGE; from the coding sequence ATGAACATTTTAGTTGTTGAACCGGGCAAGCGCCCCTATGCAAAGGAGATCAGCGGCGAGCTTGAAAGCCTGCAGCAGACGGTCGGCGGATACATTCAGGCGATTTACCCCTTCGATGATCCGGTCGCACTGGTGTGCGAGGAGGAAGCCCTCTACCACCCGGAGCAGAAGTGGAACCGCCCGATCAAGGGCTACGGCGTCATCAAGGGGACATTCTTCCTTTGCGGCTTGGGCGAGGATGACTTCACCGACCTGCCGCAGGAGCTGACCGAAAAGTACACGGAGTTCTTCCGGCAGGCATACGATTTCGTGCTGGTCGGCAACATTCTGATGCCAATTCCCCTCGGCGAATAA
- a CDS encoding site-specific DNA-methyltransferase, with product MKTTTDFQLVSTDKLIPYVNNARTHSPEQIKKLRSSLREFGFVNPVIIDREYNVIAGHGRLMAAKEEGITEVPCVYVDHLTNAQKKAYILADNRMALDAGWDEELLAVEMQELQDLGYDLSMTGFDEKELADLFSDGTGSDAKDDDFDLTAALEKAAFVERGDVWMVGRHRLMCGDATSPDDVNTLMGDTKANLILTDPPYGVSFKSSSGLTIQNDSMKNEEFYNFLLAAFQCMAAHLEKGGAAYVFHADTEGLNFRRAFVDAGFHLAGCCIWVKDSLVLGRSDYQWQHEPVLYGFMQNGKHKWYSDRKQTTIWNFDKPKRNANHPTSKPLDLLGYPIGNSTQENAVVIDTFGGSGSTLMACEQMNRICYMMELDEKYASVILRRYVEDTGDAEGVYVIRNGQQIPYSDLVKEVETKEG from the coding sequence ATGAAAACAACGACAGACTTTCAGCTTGTCAGCACAGACAAGCTCATACCTTATGTGAATAACGCCCGCACTCACTCGCCGGAGCAGATCAAGAAGCTGCGTTCCTCGCTGCGTGAGTTCGGATTCGTCAATCCGGTCATCATCGACCGGGAATACAATGTCATCGCAGGTCACGGTCGCCTGATGGCGGCGAAGGAGGAAGGCATCACGGAGGTGCCGTGTGTATATGTTGACCACCTGACCAATGCGCAGAAGAAAGCATACATCCTTGCCGACAACCGAATGGCGCTGGATGCGGGCTGGGACGAGGAGCTTCTCGCCGTGGAGATGCAGGAACTGCAAGACCTCGGCTACGACCTCTCTATGACCGGCTTCGATGAAAAGGAACTGGCTGACTTGTTCTCCGACGGAACCGGAAGCGATGCGAAGGACGATGATTTTGACCTGACCGCAGCGCTGGAGAAGGCAGCGTTTGTGGAGCGCGGTGATGTGTGGATGGTCGGCAGGCATCGCCTCATGTGCGGTGATGCGACCAGTCCCGATGATGTAAATACACTTATGGGCGATACGAAAGCAAATCTCATTCTGACCGATCCGCCCTACGGTGTATCTTTCAAAAGCTCCAGCGGTCTGACCATTCAGAACGACAGCATGAAGAACGAGGAGTTCTACAACTTCCTGCTGGCGGCATTCCAGTGTATGGCGGCACACCTCGAAAAAGGCGGTGCGGCTTATGTGTTCCATGCAGACACCGAAGGGCTGAATTTCCGTCGTGCATTCGTCGATGCGGGATTCCACCTTGCAGGCTGCTGCATCTGGGTGAAGGACAGCCTTGTCCTCGGACGCTCCGATTACCAGTGGCAGCACGAGCCGGTGCTGTACGGCTTCATGCAGAACGGCAAGCACAAGTGGTATTCCGACCGCAAGCAGACGACCATCTGGAATTTCGACAAGCCGAAGCGCAATGCGAACCATCCGACCAGCAAGCCTCTCGACCTGCTCGGCTATCCCATTGGAAACTCCACGCAGGAGAACGCCGTGGTCATCGACACCTTCGGCGGCAGCGGCTCGACGCTCATGGCGTGTGAGCAGATGAACCGCATCTGCTACATGATGGAACTGGACGAAAAATACGCCTCCGTCATCCTCCGGCGCTACGTTGAGGACACCGGTGATGCCGAAGGCGTGTATGTAATTCGTAACGGACAGCAGATTCCTTATTCCGATCTGGTTAAAGAAGTCGAGACGAAGGAAGGCTGA
- a CDS encoding SNF2-related protein has protein sequence MQYKPHDYQKFAVDFIETHPQAAVLLECGLGKTSITLTALNDMMFDRFEVRKVLIIAPIRVCKNSWAAEISKWDHLKGLTYSLVLGSRDQRLAALRQKADLYIINRENVQWLIESSGMPFDFDMVVIDELSSFKNHQSKRFKALRKVRPFVKRIVGLTGTPCSNGLMDLWAQFRLLDKGERLGKRIGQYRDAYFTPDWNGFTYSPRPGAEKQIYTKIADISISMKTTDHLKMPELVMTADSVELDEAAATFYREMEQEMCVDFVRDSITAANAGVLCGKLTQLASGSVYTDGGSVMRIHSHKLDALEDLIEAQNGKPVLIAYWYKHERDSIMERFDCREIKSDADIADWNKGKIPVALIQPSSAGHGLNLQSGGSTIIWYTMPWSLELYQQTNARLWRQGQQSETVVIHHLVAAGTIDEDIMKVLENKDKTQAAMMKAVKARVK, from the coding sequence ATGCAATACAAACCTCATGATTATCAGAAGTTTGCCGTGGACTTCATCGAAACACATCCGCAGGCGGCGGTATTATTGGAATGCGGATTAGGCAAGACGAGCATAACGCTGACGGCGCTGAACGATATGATGTTCGACCGCTTCGAGGTCAGAAAGGTTCTTATCATCGCACCAATCCGTGTATGCAAGAATAGCTGGGCGGCAGAAATCAGCAAGTGGGATCATCTCAAAGGGCTGACCTACAGTTTGGTTCTCGGCAGCCGCGACCAGCGCCTTGCAGCTCTCCGGCAGAAAGCTGACCTGTATATCATCAACCGCGAGAACGTGCAGTGGCTCATCGAAAGCAGCGGAATGCCGTTCGACTTTGACATGGTGGTGATCGACGAGCTGAGTTCCTTCAAGAACCATCAGTCCAAGCGCTTCAAGGCTTTGCGGAAGGTGCGCCCCTTCGTGAAGCGCATTGTAGGGCTGACCGGTACACCATGCAGCAACGGTCTCATGGATCTGTGGGCGCAGTTCCGCCTGCTGGACAAGGGAGAACGCCTCGGAAAACGTATCGGTCAGTACCGCGATGCCTACTTTACACCGGACTGGAACGGCTTTACCTATTCTCCCAGACCGGGTGCAGAGAAACAGATATACACCAAGATTGCCGACATCAGCATTTCCATGAAAACAACCGACCACCTGAAAATGCCGGAGCTTGTGATGACGGCTGATTCCGTGGAGCTGGATGAAGCGGCAGCGACATTCTACAGGGAAATGGAACAGGAAATGTGCGTGGACTTCGTGCGTGATTCCATAACGGCAGCAAACGCAGGTGTCCTGTGTGGAAAGCTGACACAGCTTGCCAGCGGTTCGGTTTATACCGACGGCGGCAGCGTGATGCGGATACATTCCCACAAGCTGGATGCGCTGGAAGATCTGATCGAAGCGCAGAACGGCAAGCCGGTACTGATTGCGTACTGGTACAAGCACGAGCGCGACAGCATTATGGAGCGCTTCGACTGCCGGGAGATCAAGAGCGATGCCGACATCGCCGACTGGAATAAGGGCAAAATCCCAGTCGCACTGATTCAGCCTTCTTCCGCAGGTCACGGTCTGAACCTCCAGTCCGGCGGCAGCACCATCATCTGGTACACGATGCCGTGGTCGCTGGAGCTGTACCAGCAGACCAATGCCCGACTCTGGCGACAGGGGCAGCAGTCCGAAACAGTCGTCATCCATCACCTTGTTGCGGCGGGAACGATCGACGAGGACATCATGAAGGTTCTGGAAAACAAGGACAAGACACAGGCGGCGATGATGAAAGCCGTGAAAGCGAGGGTTAAATGA
- a CDS encoding gamma-glutamylcyclotransferase family protein, producing the protein MEKKYYLAYGSNLNIRQMRYRCPTAKPIGITVIPDYELLYKGSKTGAYLTIEPKKNGIVPIAVWEVTAADEKRLDAYEGYPTFYYKKEVRLPVKLASGKTKKLTAFVYIMHEERSLGIPSLAYIRTCEEGYRNFGFDTKFLDAAYETSAKEVQR; encoded by the coding sequence ATGGAAAAAAAGTACTACCTTGCCTACGGCTCTAACCTGAACATCCGCCAGATGCGGTACCGCTGCCCGACCGCAAAGCCCATCGGCATCACGGTGATTCCCGACTACGAGTTGCTTTACAAGGGCAGCAAGACCGGCGCGTACCTGACCATCGAACCGAAGAAGAACGGCATCGTTCCGATCGCGGTCTGGGAGGTCACCGCAGCCGACGAGAAGCGGCTGGATGCCTACGAGGGCTACCCGACCTTCTACTACAAGAAGGAAGTCCGCCTGCCGGTGAAGCTGGCAAGCGGCAAGACCAAGAAGCTGACCGCCTTCGTGTACATCATGCATGAGGAGCGCAGCCTCGGAATTCCGTCGCTTGCCTACATCCGCACCTGCGAGGAAGGCTACCGGAACTTCGGCTTCGACACCAAGTTCCTCGATGCTGCCTACGAGACCAGCGCAAAGGAGGTACAGCGATGA
- a CDS encoding VRR-NUC domain-containing protein: MREKSIEEKMVAAVKAVGGVCWKFTSPGTAGVPDRIVLMPSGRIGFVEVKAPGETPRPLQRLRIRTLRRLGFKAFVLDNPEQIGGIIDAIQTS, translated from the coding sequence ATGCGAGAAAAATCAATTGAAGAAAAAATGGTCGCTGCCGTGAAAGCAGTCGGCGGTGTCTGCTGGAAGTTCACATCTCCCGGAACAGCAGGTGTGCCTGACCGCATCGTATTGATGCCGTCCGGCAGAATCGGCTTCGTGGAGGTCAAGGCTCCCGGCGAAACGCCCCGTCCGCTGCAGCGCTTGCGTATCAGAACACTTCGGCGGCTGGGCTTCAAAGCCTTTGTGCTGGACAATCCGGAGCAGATAGGAGGAATCATTGATGCAATACAAACCTCATGA
- a CDS encoding DUF7678 domain-containing protein, which yields MWHEGTIGVPKGDGKYTVVHYWVKAYDEGSQYGIDGGKISKATLKINGEVVYNYDRGLDVPPQNEAAEMALAIMMHEYN from the coding sequence ATGTGGCACGAAGGTACGATTGGAGTTCCGAAGGGCGACGGAAAGTACACGGTCGTTCATTACTGGGTGAAAGCCTACGACGAGGGCAGCCAGTACGGGATCGACGGCGGCAAGATCAGCAAGGCGACGCTGAAGATCAACGGCGAGGTTGTTTACAACTACGACCGGGGACTGGATGTTCCGCCCCAGAACGAAGCCGCAGAGATGGCGCTGGCGATCATGATGCACGAATACAACTAA
- a CDS encoding amidoligase family protein → MNAKTQAQINRMKEQTIGVEVEMNNITRKAAAKLAAEFFGTNRSEYTAHRNGYETYSAWDAQGREWKFQRDCSISGPDSEKCELVTPILHYEDIETLQELIRRLRKAGAKSDYTRGCGVHIHIGAAGHTPQSLRNLANLMASHETLIAEAIKVDSSRMNRYCRTVNPNFLQQLNKKKPTTMAQLADIWYGAQGCDYGRTHHYNDSRYHMLNLHATFTKGTIEFRLFQFDKPANGKQNGLHAGKLKSYIQLCLAMSQMAKDLRSASPKEQQKENKKFAMRTWLMRMGFIGDEFATARETLTQNLTGDNAFRFGRP, encoded by the coding sequence ATGAACGCAAAGACACAGGCACAGATCAACAGAATGAAGGAGCAGACGATCGGGGTTGAGGTTGAGATGAACAACATCACCCGCAAGGCTGCCGCAAAGCTCGCCGCCGAGTTCTTCGGCACAAACCGCAGCGAGTACACCGCACACCGCAACGGCTACGAAACCTACAGCGCCTGGGACGCACAGGGACGCGAGTGGAAATTCCAGCGCGACTGCAGCATCAGCGGACCGGACAGCGAAAAGTGCGAACTGGTCACACCGATCCTGCACTACGAGGACATCGAAACCCTGCAGGAGCTGATCAGACGCCTTCGCAAGGCGGGCGCAAAGAGCGACTACACCAGAGGCTGCGGAGTTCACATTCACATCGGCGCAGCGGGACACACACCGCAGAGCCTGCGAAACCTCGCAAACCTGATGGCAAGCCACGAAACGCTGATCGCCGAAGCAATCAAGGTTGACAGCAGCCGTATGAACCGCTACTGCAGAACGGTAAACCCGAATTTCCTGCAGCAGCTCAACAAGAAGAAGCCCACCACGATGGCGCAGCTTGCAGACATCTGGTACGGCGCACAGGGATGCGACTACGGCAGAACCCACCACTACAACGACAGCCGCTACCATATGCTGAACCTCCACGCCACCTTCACAAAGGGCACGATTGAATTCCGCCTTTTCCAGTTCGACAAGCCCGCAAACGGAAAGCAGAACGGGCTTCATGCAGGCAAGCTCAAGAGCTACATTCAGCTTTGCCTTGCAATGAGCCAGATGGCAAAAGACCTGCGCAGCGCAAGCCCGAAGGAACAGCAGAAGGAAAACAAAAAGTTCGCGATGCGGACTTGGCTGATGAGAATGGGCTTCATTGGCGACGAGTTCGCCACCGCAAGAGAAACCCTGACGCAGAACCTTACCGGCGATAACGCCTTCCGATTCGGCAGACCTTGA
- a CDS encoding DUF6900 domain-containing protein, giving the protein MSNIEWGTETDKKLEQIAMKADYALEQRGGLDTRWNDTEDFPEVSVWGIREMLRKAYELGKAEK; this is encoded by the coding sequence ATGAGCAACATCGAATGGGGAACGGAAACCGACAAGAAGCTGGAGCAGATCGCAATGAAAGCGGACTACGCACTGGAACAGCGCGGCGGGCTGGACACACGCTGGAACGACACCGAGGACTTCCCGGAGGTGAGCGTCTGGGGCATCCGAGAGATGCTCCGCAAGGCATACGAACTGGGCAAGGCGGAAAAGTAA